Proteins encoded together in one Paracidovorax wautersii window:
- a CDS encoding dipeptide ABC transporter ATP-binding protein produces MSIGPSSSPSAAPLLRVEDLRVRFGSKEVVHGVGFEIAAGEKLALVGESGSGKTITALSLLRLAGDAELSGRALMGGRDLLQLSERELRGVRGGDIAMVFQEPMTALNPLMPVGNQIAEVLQLKQALTRSQSAQAAIELLAKTGIPEPARRARAFPHQLSGGQRQRAVIAMALASRPRLLLADEPTTALDVTLRGQILDLLSDLQRETGMAVLLITHDLNLVRRFADRVAVMEQGVLVEQGPVAQVFGAPRHAYTRRLIGSVPRRDVVEADAAASGAVAEPVARAQNLRVAYATPLPGLRGWFQKGEFVAVKGADLSIAPARTLGVVGESGSGKSTLAQALLGLLPSTGGLQIAGQAWQTPATRNTAANQALRRRVQVVFQDPFSSLSPRLTVEEIVGEGLRVHDRGLDAAQRRQRVEAALADVGLAEAQFPGLLSRYPHEFSGGQRQRLAIARALIVEPQLLVLDEPTSALDVTIQQQVLALLQRLQKERALSYLLITHDVAVIRAMAHDVIVMKDGEVLEAGTVVQVLEAPQHPYTQRLVAAAGLPEDAAV; encoded by the coding sequence ATGAGCATCGGACCTTCCTCTTCGCCCTCTGCTGCGCCGCTGCTGCGTGTCGAGGACCTGCGCGTGCGCTTCGGCTCCAAGGAGGTCGTCCACGGCGTGGGCTTCGAGATCGCCGCTGGCGAGAAGCTGGCGCTGGTCGGCGAGTCCGGCTCCGGCAAGACCATCACCGCACTGTCGCTGCTGCGGCTGGCGGGCGATGCCGAGCTGTCCGGCCGCGCCCTGATGGGGGGGCGGGATCTGCTGCAGCTGTCCGAGCGCGAACTGCGCGGCGTGCGCGGGGGCGACATCGCCATGGTCTTCCAGGAGCCCATGACGGCGCTCAATCCGCTGATGCCCGTGGGCAACCAGATTGCCGAGGTGTTGCAGCTGAAACAGGCGCTGACGCGCTCCCAGTCTGCGCAAGCAGCTATTGAATTGTTAGCAAAGACGGGCATTCCCGAGCCGGCGCGCCGGGCCCGCGCGTTTCCGCACCAGCTGTCGGGCGGACAGCGCCAGCGCGCTGTGATCGCCATGGCCCTGGCCAGCCGGCCGCGCCTGCTGCTGGCCGACGAACCCACGACGGCACTGGACGTGACCCTGCGCGGCCAGATCCTGGACCTGCTGTCCGACCTGCAGCGTGAAACGGGCATGGCCGTGCTGTTGATCACCCACGACCTGAACCTGGTGCGCCGCTTCGCCGACCGCGTGGCCGTGATGGAGCAGGGCGTGCTGGTGGAGCAGGGGCCCGTGGCGCAGGTGTTCGGTGCACCGCGCCATGCCTACACCCGGCGCCTGATCGGCAGCGTGCCGCGGCGCGACGTGGTCGAGGCGGATGCTGCGGCGTCGGGCGCGGTCGCCGAGCCCGTGGCCCGGGCGCAGAACCTGCGGGTGGCCTATGCCACGCCGCTGCCGGGCCTGCGCGGCTGGTTCCAGAAGGGCGAGTTCGTGGCGGTCAAGGGCGCGGACCTGTCCATTGCGCCTGCGCGCACGCTCGGCGTGGTGGGCGAGTCCGGCTCGGGCAAGTCCACGCTGGCGCAGGCGCTGCTGGGCTTGCTGCCGTCCACGGGCGGGCTGCAGATCGCGGGCCAGGCCTGGCAGACGCCGGCCACCCGCAACACTGCCGCCAACCAGGCGCTGCGCCGCCGCGTGCAGGTGGTGTTCCAGGACCCGTTCTCGTCGCTGTCGCCCCGGCTCACCGTGGAAGAGATCGTGGGCGAGGGCCTGCGGGTGCACGACCGCGGACTCGACGCCGCGCAGCGCCGCCAGCGCGTGGAAGCCGCGCTGGCCGACGTAGGGCTGGCCGAGGCGCAGTTCCCCGGTCTGCTGTCGCGGTATCCGCATGAGTTCTCGGGCGGGCAACGCCAGCGCCTGGCCATCGCGCGGGCCCTGATCGTCGAACCCCAGCTGCTGGTGCTGGACGAGCCCACCAGCGCGCTGGACGTCACCATCCAGCAGCAGGTGCTGGCATTGCTGCAGCGGCTGCAGAAAGAGCGCGCGCTGTCGTACCTGCTGATCACCCACGACGTGGCCGTGATCCGCGCCATGGCGCACGATGTCATCGTGATGAAGGATGGCGAGGTGCTGGAGGCTGGCACCGTGGTCCAGGTACTGGAGGCGCCGCAGCACCCCTATACCCAGCGGCTGGTGGCTGCCGCCGGGCTGCCCGAAGACGCCGCGGTCTGA
- a CDS encoding oxepin-CoA hydrolase, alternative type, protein MPAELLSTSQGKTLILTIRHPEARNAFDPAIYAAGIEALSVAERSDEVRSVVITGADGAFSAGGNLQSLLARRQDGAEAQAQGVEALHNWIETIRTYPKPVIAAVEGAAAGAGFSLALACDLVVAARNAVFVMAYSNIGMSPDGGASWHLGRTLPRQLASEILLFGERLEPARLHALGIVNRVADPGHALSDALALAQRLNDRAPNALASIKELLSDAPYRTLTEQLAAERDQFVRNLQHPNAGEGIAAFLEKRDARYQ, encoded by the coding sequence ATGCCTGCCGAACTCTTGAGCACCAGCCAGGGCAAGACCCTGATCCTGACCATCCGCCACCCGGAGGCGCGCAACGCCTTCGACCCGGCGATCTACGCGGCCGGCATCGAGGCGCTGAGCGTGGCCGAGCGCAGTGACGAAGTGCGCAGCGTGGTCATCACCGGCGCGGACGGCGCCTTCAGCGCGGGCGGCAACCTGCAGAGCCTGCTGGCGCGCCGGCAGGACGGCGCCGAGGCACAGGCCCAGGGCGTGGAAGCGCTGCACAACTGGATCGAAACCATCCGCACCTATCCCAAGCCCGTGATCGCCGCGGTGGAAGGCGCAGCGGCGGGGGCCGGCTTCTCGCTCGCATTGGCCTGCGACCTGGTGGTGGCGGCGCGCAACGCGGTCTTCGTGATGGCGTACAGCAACATCGGCATGTCGCCCGATGGCGGCGCCTCCTGGCACCTGGGCCGCACGCTGCCGCGGCAGCTGGCGTCTGAGATCCTGCTGTTCGGCGAGCGGCTGGAGCCGGCCCGCCTGCACGCGCTCGGCATCGTCAACCGCGTGGCCGACCCCGGCCACGCGCTGAGCGACGCGCTGGCCCTGGCCCAGCGGCTCAACGACCGCGCGCCGAACGCCCTGGCAAGCATTAAGGAGCTGCTGAGCGATGCGCCCTACCGCACGCTGACCGAGCAGTTGGCCGCGGAGCGCGACCAGTTCGTGCGCAATCTGCAGCATCCGAATGCGGGCGAAGGCATCGCGGCCTTCCTCGAAAAACGCGACGCTCGCTACCAATAA
- a CDS encoding alpha/beta hydrolase translates to MTHASSSAAGAAPLFPGFVSHRIPAAEGVHLHAVVGGEGPPLLLVHGHPQTHAIWHKVAPVLARHFTLVLVDLRGYGDSAKPAGEADHANYSKRTMAADLVAVMRHLGHERFSVLAHDRGARVAHRLGLDHADAVERMVLLDIAPTLAMYEQTSDAFARAYWHWFFLIQPAPLAERLIEADPAGYVRDVMGRRSAGLAPFDPRALAEYQRCLALPGTAHGICEDYRAAAGIDLVHDRADRDAGRHLRVPLLVLWGAQGVVHQCFVPLAEWQRVATDVRGHPLPCGHYVAEEAPQALLDAALPFLRGQATAQG, encoded by the coding sequence ATGACGCACGCTTCCTCTTCCGCCGCTGGCGCGGCGCCCCTGTTCCCCGGTTTTGTCTCCCACCGCATTCCTGCGGCCGAAGGCGTGCACCTGCACGCGGTGGTGGGCGGTGAGGGGCCGCCGCTGCTGCTGGTCCACGGCCATCCGCAGACCCACGCCATTTGGCACAAAGTGGCCCCGGTGCTGGCCCGCCATTTCACCCTGGTGCTGGTCGATCTGCGCGGCTATGGCGATTCCGCGAAGCCGGCGGGCGAGGCCGACCATGCGAACTACAGCAAGCGCACGATGGCGGCGGACCTGGTCGCCGTGATGCGCCATCTGGGCCATGAGCGCTTTTCGGTGCTGGCGCATGACCGCGGTGCGCGGGTGGCGCACCGGCTGGGGCTGGACCACGCCGATGCCGTCGAGCGCATGGTGCTGCTGGACATCGCCCCGACCCTGGCGATGTACGAGCAGACCAGCGACGCCTTTGCCCGCGCCTACTGGCACTGGTTCTTCCTGATCCAGCCGGCTCCGCTGGCCGAGCGATTGATCGAGGCCGACCCCGCCGGTTATGTGCGCGATGTGATGGGGCGGCGCAGCGCGGGACTCGCGCCCTTCGATCCGCGCGCGCTGGCCGAGTACCAGCGCTGCCTGGCGCTGCCCGGCACGGCCCACGGCATCTGCGAGGACTACCGTGCCGCCGCCGGCATCGACCTGGTGCACGACCGGGCCGACCGCGACGCGGGCCGCCATCTGCGCGTGCCCCTGCTGGTGCTGTGGGGTGCGCAGGGCGTGGTGCACCAGTGCTTTGTGCCGCTGGCCGAGTGGCAGCGCGTGGCGACCGACGTACGCGGCCATCCGCTGCCCTGCGGCCATTACGTGGCCGAAGAAGCGCCGCAGGCGCTGCTGGATGCGGCGCTGCCGTTTCTGCGGGGGCAGGCCACCGCGCAGGGGTGA
- a CDS encoding FlxA-like family protein: MATCAACATCGGARSRALHAVRIRGASFFPPDADNAGMQVSRSSSSSSTSSVLGSGSAAGSSDTAALQKRLRELTDELKQTVTDQSLDAKVREQKTKMLQQQIQAVQQQIQAIQQQKQQEQVDRQRQAQEVREQHAAERAAKAQEQQTPETADGAVPAAKGRDGAGLGQQLDTYA, from the coding sequence ATGGCGACCTGCGCGGCCTGCGCGACCTGCGGGGGAGCCCGGTCGCGGGCGCTGCACGCGGTCAGGATTCGTGGCGCTTCATTTTTTCCGCCGGATGCCGATAACGCAGGCATGCAAGTCTCCCGCTCATCCTCTTCGTCCTCCACATCCTCGGTCCTCGGGAGCGGCAGTGCCGCCGGCAGCAGCGACACCGCCGCGTTGCAAAAGCGCCTGCGCGAGCTGACCGATGAGCTCAAGCAGACGGTGACCGACCAGAGCCTCGACGCCAAGGTGCGCGAGCAGAAGACGAAGATGCTGCAGCAGCAGATCCAGGCGGTCCAGCAGCAGATCCAGGCCATTCAGCAGCAAAAGCAGCAGGAGCAGGTGGATCGGCAGCGCCAGGCTCAGGAGGTCCGCGAACAGCATGCAGCGGAGCGCGCGGCGAAGGCTCAGGAGCAGCAGACGCCAGAAACCGCTGACGGCGCCGTCCCTGCGGCAAAAGGCCGCGACGGCGCCGGCCTGGGCCAGCAGCTAGACACCTACGCCTGA
- a CDS encoding 3-hydroxyacyl-CoA dehydrogenase, translated as MNQPFTIVGIVGTGAMGRGIAQIAAQAGSQVLLLDNQPGAAEAARHHIHQQWLRLSDKGRIDAAQVAAWSERLSAVSSIDALAPCDLVIEAIVERLEAKQTLFRQLEAIVTTNAILASNTSSLSITAVGAALQKPERFAGFHFFNPVPLMKVVEVIAGLKTAPEVCDRLAAFARLMGHTPVAAQDTPGFIVNHAGRGFGTEALRIVSEGVADFATVDRILRDQVGFKLGPFELMDLTALDVSHPVMESIYHQYYEEPRFRPSVITAQRLAGGMLGKKVGEGFYRYVDGAAQVAPEPPVPQVSEMPPVWVSPRASRRAELYQLLKDLGATIETGQSPSPHAITLVAPLGFDVTTVAVVERLDPARTIGIDMLIDDAATKRRVLATNPATRRDIRDAAHALFARDGKAVSVVRDSGGFVTQRVVATIVNIASDICQQGICSPKDLETAVTLGLGYPLGPLAMGDRWGPTNILEVLFNMQTVYGDTRYRPSPWLRRRGAIGLSLTHVED; from the coding sequence ATGAATCAGCCTTTCACCATTGTCGGCATCGTGGGCACCGGTGCCATGGGCCGGGGCATTGCCCAGATCGCAGCCCAGGCGGGCAGCCAGGTTCTCCTTCTCGACAATCAGCCAGGCGCAGCAGAAGCTGCACGCCACCATATTCACCAACAGTGGCTGCGTCTGTCGGACAAAGGCCGCATCGACGCAGCGCAGGTCGCTGCCTGGAGCGAGCGCCTGTCTGCCGTGTCTTCCATCGATGCGCTGGCACCCTGCGATCTGGTGATCGAAGCCATCGTCGAGCGGCTGGAGGCCAAGCAGACCTTGTTCCGGCAGTTGGAAGCTATTGTCACGACGAATGCCATATTGGCAAGCAATACCTCGTCCCTGTCCATTACGGCAGTGGGTGCAGCGCTACAGAAACCTGAGCGTTTCGCGGGGTTTCACTTCTTCAATCCGGTGCCCTTGATGAAGGTCGTGGAGGTCATAGCCGGCCTCAAGACAGCGCCCGAGGTGTGCGACCGGCTGGCTGCCTTCGCACGGCTGATGGGGCACACGCCCGTGGCCGCGCAGGACACGCCGGGCTTCATCGTCAACCATGCGGGGCGCGGCTTCGGCACCGAGGCGCTGCGCATCGTCAGCGAGGGCGTGGCGGACTTCGCCACGGTGGACCGCATCCTGCGCGACCAGGTCGGCTTCAAGCTCGGCCCCTTCGAGCTGATGGATCTGACGGCGCTGGACGTGTCGCACCCCGTCATGGAGTCGATCTACCACCAGTACTACGAGGAGCCGCGCTTCCGGCCCAGCGTGATCACGGCCCAGCGGCTGGCGGGCGGCATGCTCGGCAAGAAGGTCGGCGAGGGCTTCTACCGCTATGTGGACGGCGCTGCGCAGGTAGCTCCGGAACCGCCGGTGCCGCAGGTCAGCGAGATGCCGCCGGTCTGGGTGTCGCCGCGCGCTTCCCGCCGGGCGGAGCTGTACCAGTTGCTCAAGGACCTGGGCGCCACCATCGAAACCGGGCAATCGCCCTCCCCGCACGCCATCACGCTGGTGGCGCCGCTGGGTTTCGACGTGACCACGGTGGCCGTGGTTGAGCGGCTGGACCCCGCGCGCACCATCGGCATCGACATGCTGATCGACGACGCGGCCACCAAACGCCGCGTGCTGGCGACCAACCCGGCCACACGCCGCGACATCCGCGACGCGGCCCATGCCCTCTTCGCCCGCGACGGCAAGGCGGTGAGCGTGGTGCGCGACAGCGGCGGCTTCGTCACCCAGCGCGTGGTGGCGACCATCGTCAACATCGCCAGCGATATCTGCCAGCAGGGCATCTGCAGCCCGAAGGATCTGGAGACGGCCGTCACCCTGGGCCTGGGCTATCCGCTGGGCCCCCTGGCCATGGGCGACCGCTGGGGCCCGACCAACATCCTCGAAGTGCTGTTCAACATGCAGACCGTCTACGGCGACACGCGCTACCGGCCCAGCCCCTGGCTGCGCCGCCGCGGAGCCATCGGCCTGAGCCTGACGCACGTGGAAGACTGA